A segment of the Lycium ferocissimum isolate CSIRO_LF1 chromosome 10, AGI_CSIRO_Lferr_CH_V1, whole genome shotgun sequence genome:
gagataagaaattaattttggcaTTAGTTATGATTAACATGGATAAGTACGAACGGTGGCTTTTGATCGGCCTTAGTTGAAGCAAATTGGTATACTAAGTGGTAAAAAGGGATTTAATAAGTCGTATACACATCTTAGTGCATAATGACACGTAGAAGTAAGGATATAATTAAAGAGGTATTTGGACATATTAGTGGACATCATTGTCCCTAGTGGCATTATTAGGACTAGTATATCATTTGGTGActaattataatattaagtggTAGTGATGGGGTCTGTTTGGAGCATGTTATTAAAAGGATTATTTTGCAAAGACATTCCAAATGGTGGAACCCACAATTCACTAAGAGAAGATGATTTACATATCTACTTAAAGGAATTTATTTAGTAAGTGCGGTGGGGACAAGGTGTAGCAAATTTCAATAAGGAACACAtgactaataaaagtaacttgagaatgtccgcgagtatgtgaatcgttatgcatgttatgaatgtgggctatttagaatattgtgtggtcatctcggattggtattgaacacataattattgatgttgtattggtagtatgtggttggtttagatacgagaaaacatcgcctaaacatctagaaaggagttactaacgttagaatacgtttgaatctcccgtagcttaaccatagttgttggcgtcttaatataggttgaagtattattgggtagcgtacacatattgtgtgacgaataagcactaaagaccttgtcgtcggaagcacttcgaaggaaaaaagctttggcgtgaaagttaaGTGACATTTTTGTTCGCGTTGagggtaggttacggtttactttatgtctagactctggttagcgaaacgtatgtaaatagtagtgattgacggggaaagcatgataggccttgagcgtggtgtggaggtaaattccatctaggttggtattgccaTTGTTATgtggcttgtcgccattattgtgatatcgtttatgtgggcttgtcgccattattgtgatcttgttatgtgggctcgtcgccattattacgatattgttatgtgattgtcattgtattgtgatttcatgtatttgatataattctctctctcttgttatccaCATTTCGTcgtatggaagaggaaggttattcgagaattgaatattgaattgcaattcttagtatgaatctatggaacctatgattgcggtgattattgaggttgattccatgcgaggcatgcatcccgtattctatgtgctatgtgatgtaattatcactagttgtatctttatcacatacttagctcctcaccttatgaaagggaagggtattattgatgattgagccgtgggcaataatatgacttgtgcTTGTTTATTGcgtattggtgatatagttgaggatcgatatcatgcatgacatgctttcatattactcttatgttgttataatggtgaggagagtgattgagagactccgaggtttttaggagattgagagtgacggagagagactcgaggttttACCTTAGGAGATTGAGAgtgagagagactccgaggttttcgagagattgagagtgacagagagactccgaggtttcggGAGATTGAGAGTaattgatagcctccgaggtttcgccggagcacgagtggtacatggacttcgcgggtcccccatgggtcatgactatgagtcattgccatagcatgtgtgtacgggagtggagtgtgagaggtgactattgcattgcataacatttacatagcacgacattgcattgcatagcactccatttgaatggtcattcatgtcattgcatggcacattctccgattgattcttgatttgtgaattaccgagttgttgtttgtgagtatttattttaaaggccggatggaatcgaggtttatagaattctccctaggcttataatccgagatattgagatcctgtgactatcgttaatgcaagactttctcgtGCTAGATGTGtatttgtgtttgattacttatccgcttaattgttagttgcttcttgtttatatgcgtgaactaaccattgtcgactatgatacctacgagccttgtgttgtgctcatactctCTTTGCTACTCCttccggagtgtagagttattttcgagtgatgttcggagtctcacgaccgtttcgaggcattcgtcaaagacgtttgggtgagctattgcaacccgagtctctcTTAGATTGTCGTTGTTCTCATCCTTAAACAAGTCGTATCCGATTTCTGAgtccgttatctattcaaattgtaaacttcttagaagctatTTGTACGAGTCTAGACcgattttggaaatttcttataataaaagtatttattccgcatgttgtatcaaattaaggtagttatacgGAAGGGTTTcggggagggttagtgtgggtgcccgcatgatccgtgatttgggtcgtgacaagttggtatgaGAGCACATtctctgatatatatatgtatcgttaatgcaagactttctctgatatatatatgcaattCCTAGTTGAGTTCCTAGAATTCTTGTTGAAAATTGTAGGGCCAATTATTAGTGGTATCATAGTAGACATCATCCACCCACGTGACATCAAGTAGTGATTAATATTGAAGTGAATGGGGAACAAAGATTAAATTACCAATTTTTGTGGGAACAAATTGATGCAATTAGGAAATAAAGTGGACAAGTGTGGAATGTATTATTTCCACGTGTGAGCTTACAAAATGAGGTACATGGGAGTAATGGTATGTGGAAATCGGGTTGGACACGTGATAGGGACAACATGCATTGTAATTATGAAATGGAGTATGTGATAAATAGTGGATAAGTGAAAGTAGTGACTTCCACGTGTGTCGTGGGAGGAGAATCAGATAGTGACTAATTATATGAAGTTGGTGGTGACATCTTGGTGTAGGTTAGATATTTAATTTAAAGTAAAGAAAAGGTGGTGGACCCCACATCCCACTAAATAGCCTACACCTATTATTTTACTTTGGGGTATATTCATTTATTAAGGCCCAACATTGAGCTACTATTTCTGATTATGTACTTCACTTGGACGAGCAGAATCTAGGAAGATAACCATTTCTCCATTTGCAATTatgggaggctatgggacatctaggaaaattcagattctttcattatttcgtgctacttcattcaaattggtatctagctgatcccaattggtatctgaacttcTCTGTTTTACCTTCTTCCGGATGATGAGAGctcgtccttaaattcttgTGCGAACGGTTGTTTCCGACATGTTGTGGTACAATACGAGCTGTGTTGTCCTAATTTAGATGCATGACTAAGTTCGGTTTCTAGCTATGACTTGAGGTTTCAGCTGTGTGGAGTCGTGATTAGGCTCGTTATTGTGAGGTTGGTTGAAGAGATGGGGAGGTGATTCATAGGGTCATAGGACCTCCATATTTAtagtattgggttttctcgaaaGAGGCAAGaatgcatttatggcttaataagagcgatttgttcgatgatatgatcggttttgggaagcgtatagcaaagtaagagttcttatggtattttggtAAGAGTGTTATTGTGATGATGTGACAAaggcgtaaaaaaaaaaatatatatatatatatatatatatatatatacacggttagTTAGATGTGTACGGTTCGGTATAGTTAAGTAAGGGTTGGTTATTCATATGTGAGCACCCTTTTGAGGACTATTGAATAAGGCATGGGTCGATGGAATTATTTAGTATGAAGAATGATGATGGTGTGACTAGTACTAATGGTGAAAGACTTTTAGAGATCGGTGATCACGTTAGTGAACTTATGAACAAAGGTAAAGGGGGAATTATTTCCATTAAGGATTTTTGGCAAGGGTACTTCGacgaaagaatatgagaatattaacAGCTTTGAGCAGCGATCGATCGTTTTGAAAATCGATTCTCTTTTTGGCGTATCGTCCATTCTAGAAGCTCCgtagtatttattttgaccTGCTTGCAAAATTTGAAGTCTATGGATATCGCTTGAttcactttgggagaaggtttcactatgaaaaaaaaatcttggaatTCAATTattggataaattatttattttaaggaAACGTGTTTCGATTGAACTGTTAGGTCCGTATCGTAATTTCAGAGCTGTAGCAACAAGTCTCCTCGCGTTGTGCCAtcgtatgagggagatatgacaattttactaaagGAATTCACTGCTGGTTTTCTTGTGTAATTTTGCTTAAAAGTTGCGAAATTGCTACCGAAATTGTATTAAAAATCGCATTCTTTCCAAAACTTTAAATcaccatatctcattcattataaggtcaaattaagtgattcaaaagcctaacttgagtgaaatttcacaaggaatccgTTGGAAGCATCAAAAGTGAGTTTTGGGATCAGTTGGCACGAGAAACGAGACGGAACAGCTGggcatttttgttattaatgttggattgTAGTGGGGATAAaggataaaaataatttgattaaTGGATTAGTGCTAtgacttttcctttctaaaggtTGGTGGCGAGTGGAACATAATTATGAAAAGGTGGGAATAGGGTATAGATGTAGTGGAGTGGTCATTTAACGAACAAATTAATTCTAAATTGTTGTACAACAATTAGTGGATGAAACATTATAAGAAGTTGGGAAATAGTTTTAATTGAGTAtacgttttatatatatacatatatatatatctactccTTCTCAACGTGTGAAGGGAGGAGTAGTTCTTGGCATTATTAGGACAAGTATATTATTTGGTGACTAATTATGATATTAAGTGATAGTGGGGGAATATCATGGACAAGTATAAGTGTGTCTCCCTATGATGATCACGTGTAAAAAGGAAGAGGTTGGCCACTACACTTTGTTGAACTTTGGAATACATATCATTATGGATGATGAATAATTTTCagcaaacaaaacaaagaatACCAAGGAATATGTACAGtacttatatatctatatttaaGGCAACGTTGTTTTATCTTCTTAGAGATTAACTGCAAAgttatggaaatttaattaaggatttaatatatgaaattgTGTATGAATTAGTGGAGTAAGTAAGTGGGCCAAGGTCACTACCCTTGTTTTGTGCACATTATGTTCCAAAATAAAGATGAAAAAGTAGAAggaaattaaataattataactAGAATGGTAACTTGTTGTCAACCACACCTACACGTGAAATTAAAGGAAATGGGCAACAAAGTGGGACTATGTACTTATAGTGGTGTAGTGGCAGTGATTACAAGtcattatgtaaatatatacaagTAGTTATCATTAGGATAGGAATAGAGTATAGTAAAGTAATGGCTATGATGTTTAGCTCACGGTCCATTATATGGAGCCCAATTCTTTATCTAACAAATGGGAGTTGTTTATTTTAAGAGGAGTAGAAACGTTGGCAGCAACATCTTTAGCTTTGGAAAACGTTCCAACAAGAATTCTAGGAATTCAACTGTGCTAGTAAGGATTTCTTCCAATAATTGATTTTTGGTGTAATATAATTAATCCTCTATGTTCTTAGAGGTTAGGTTATTGTGTTCATATCAAAGATGGTATTAGTAATGATTGTGGGTTCAATTTGCTTTTttatgaatatggagaattgcaGCATCTGTTCGTAGCTTTTCTTGGCAAGCGGataactctcttttcttgtCCATTTATCTTTTCATATAACCATTAATATAGTATTAAGCCTTGGTAGAACTTTTCATTTTGTAAATTACGTCATGTGCTTCAGGGCaactttaatatttccatgaatgACATAAAATAAGTGTTCTAATTTACCATTTTGATTGATTAATTGACTAAGTGGTGGACGTGGGCCAAATAAAACCAAGTGTAAAGTGGATTCCATCATTATCTTTATTTCCACGTTTTTTGGCATAATGAGAGGAATAGTGGCCAgcttgatgaaaaaaaaaaaaacacaaaaaaacacaaaaaaaaaaaaggccacaACGGGTTGCTGTGTTTTGTTGGCAGCCTTAAGTGATTATAATTTAAGAGATTGTGGTCAAGGAATTATCTAATAATTGTAGTAGGATGACAAATGattcatatatatgtacgaaTCTGGTGGCAACAACTAGTGGCATATGTGTCATATTCATGTAGGTGACATATTTAGATGAGAGGGCTATTATTGAAGTTAATGATGGAAGTGGACCCCAAGATCCAATATGGAAGGATTCATATTTATAAAAGAAAGATCATTTACTTATGAAAGGAATATGCAGCAACGTTTTGTCTTCATTTTAATGGAACATAGTTCCACAAATGGGGACCACTTTCCACTAAGGTAAAggagagtaaaaaaaaaaaaataaaaaaaaatatacatggtTGGATGATATATTTCTATCTATAGGGAAGGAATTAATATGACCTGCCAAGTCAATTGCCCATAGCAGCAACTAACGTCATCGTGAATACTTTACCGAGTTCGAGTGAGTAATGTTTGTGTCTTAGTCTAAGGTTGGTATGGTTAATAAAATGTAGGAAGACTTATCGATAACGTTCATAGGTTTGGTTATATAGGATTAGAACATTTTGACAAAAGCGGTGCTTATAGCTAAACCGAGGATGGggaaaaatttgaatttggaaatatgaaaattaggtaCTTATCTAAGTTAGAGGGAGTTAAAGCTAGTAAGGCGAGAGAGAAATGTTTATGATGCGTTAAAAGTGAGGTTTCCCATTGTCCTATTAAAGattctttagttaaaatcaGCGTTCATTCTCTcatgtcgctcgaggacgagcgattgtttaattggtatctgatgtaacggcccatttggtcgtttagtacttttaggcctaatatccctaaaacaccctttttgtGATCTTATTTTGGTGTCTATAgcttgcgataacgggtgattcggttatttaattgacgagtaaattttagaatataagtatttaatgtgtgtgaatagtttattcataGAAATAATATTTGCACACATATAAGGTGTAAGTGGGTAAATATGGTATTTGACGGAATGGATAATTAGTTATATGTTTAACATTAACGAGAGATTAATTACCTATAACTAGCTTGTGGTTAATGATTAAGGTGGACATCATGACCCTCTGCGTGATAGCAACTAGTGAGTAAGTAAATAAAGTGGCTAAGTGTGCAATTGgataaatattgaattaatcaaAGACATGGAGATAATTGGTGATTATGTGGGACATGGAGATAAAAAGGACGCATGGTATTTGTAAATAAACAAATTGGTGACAATTATGTTAAGAACAGCTATGCTATGGCAACTAATGTGTCAAGTTATGGCTTAAGGTGGGGTGTGGATCCCACAGTCCACTAAGGAAATAATGAACAGAGCACTTAATCATCTCATCTTGATTTCACCAAAATTATCTCATTTTGTTGctattaaataaagaaaaacatcTGTAGAGGGAGACAAGTCTATTAGTTAAGGAATAAAGTGACAAGTGCCAGGATTAACATGACTACGTGTAAAGTCACTCACGAATGTCATTAATTATGGGTCAGTTGCTAGAACATTTGGATGAACACATAGTATAGAGAAAGCTAATTGGAAAGCAAAGTAAAGTATAATATTTGTCGAGGACCTTTTAAATCCCGATTGTAAATTATAAGCTAATTGAGTGCTAAATGGACCTCACCACAACATGGTcaaatctgattggtccatgccatagtgCGACATGTAGAATTAGTgggatgcatatatatatatatatatatatatatatatatatatgtcattggAAGACTAATGATGTACGTGAATGAGTGGACATTGTCCACGTGGGAACAAAGGGACATTCATCATTGAACCTTATTAATATTTCATGTGAAGTTACATATGGAAAGAACTATTAAATATATAGCATCAAaccattttcatcatatcaGGTCCAAAAAGGATATATACAACAAGGTCAGCTATATTATGGAAGGGAAAGTAATATTCTGCTCAAGAAATATATCACGCTCCTACAAAATATCAAGAACGACTTGGAGATCTGATTCTCTTCCACTtttagtatatgtatattgcaGCAAGTTCATATGTATTAGCTATTCAATTAAGGAAACACCTTGATGCATCTATTCACCATATCCAGCAAcgtcaaattattatttcttgGCACATAAGACTTTGTCCGTTCGGAAgcacttcagaaggaaaaagctttggcgtggaagttcgtgacacctgttcggcattgaggtaggttacggtttactttatgtctagactccggttagcaaaacgtatgtaaatagtagtgattgacggggaaagcatgataggttttcgggcatggtgtggaggtaaattccatctagatTGATATTATCAGCTGTTACGTTGGCTTGTCGCTATTATTGTGATACTGTTATAAGGGTTCGTCGCCATTATtgcgatattgttatgtgagctgtCACTGTATCGTGATGTCATGCACTTGATATAatttcctctctcttttttttatctcattggtcctatggaagaggaaggttattactgAGAAATTGACTATTGAATTACacttcctagtatgaatctatggaacctatgactgcggtgattattgaggttgatttcatgcgaggcatgcatcccatattatatgtgctatgtgatgtaattatcacctagttgtatctttatcacatactagctcattcaccttatgaaagggaagggtaatattgattaTTGAGCCATggacaataatatgacttgtacttgtttattgcatattggtaatatagttgaggtcgatatcatgcatgacatgcttgcatattacttttatgttgtcctaatggtgaggagagtgattgagagactcgagGTATTTGCTTATCCGAGATCGttggagattgagagtgacgagagagactccgaggtttctgccggagattgagagtgacggagagagactccgaggtttcgccGGAGATtcgagagtgacagagagactccgaggtctctgcggagattgagagtgacagagagactacgagatttcttataataaaagccGTATCAAATTaaggagattgagagtgacagagagactccgaggtctttgccggagattgagagtaattgatagcctccgaggtttccaACAAGAATTCTTATGTGTTGTCCTAATTTAGATGCGTGACTAAGTTCAGTTTCTAGATATGACCTAAGGTTTCAGCTGTGTGGAGTCGTGGTTAGGCTCGTTATTGTGAGGTTGGTTGAAGAGATGGGTGAGGCGATTCATAGTGGTCATAGGATCTCCATAATTAtagtattgggttttctcgaaaGAGGCAAGaatgcatttatggcttaataagagcgatttatatataattagggTAGTAGTACTTTAATTTCTTGCTTTAGATGACACTCAGGATGTGTTTGGTAGGAAGGAGGAAAATTTTCTAATCTTCTTTGTTTGATTGTTCcagatactttttttttagaaCATTGTTCAAAGATATAAACTATAACAAGTTTATTAaaagttaagaaaataaatttactttttataGAAATGAGGAAAACAAACTTCGCATGcatgaaattaattttaaaaagggaaaaggagtGCGGTGCACGAAACATTTTACACAAGATTCGGAAAGGAACTGCATCTCAAGataaaaacacataaaagaaaagttcaGTCATGCAAGGTTGGGCTACTGGAAGTGAAACAGTCGAAGAAGAGACTTAATgacttcatcatcatcattttcctcTCTATGGCCATAACCAATAGCAGCATTATTGTCTGCGACTGGACTACTATTGCAATAAGTACCAAAAGAAGCCTGCAATTCTGCCATACCCATAAACCTTCTCCTCTTGAAGTTAGCCTTGAAACAAGCTTGCCTTaatctctttgttttctcctcaAGTTCCATGTCTGGAATTTcttccatcttcttcttctcttcctctAATAAATTTATCACATCCTTCCACTTTTGCTCCATACCATTTCCTTCCCCCCTCTTCAATTCCTGCAAATATTACATAACCGAAACAAGGGTAACATGTTTATATAGAGAATGAATCTTAACGTTCTTTTTCTAAacgaaatattaagaaaatatattattattacataaactaaaaggttaattttttttttttttttttgccatcaCCATAATATTAGATGCAATTGAAACAAGAGTGTACCGAAGATgtgtatatagagagagagtgaACCTTAACATTCTTGATTAGTGTTTGAAGACTCATCAACTTCCTATGTGGCCACCTTCGAATTCCCAAATCCCTAcatcttttcttcaaaagtgcACCCCAATATTAAGTTCCTTGGCTGCTTGAGTTATTGGCATGTAAAAGTACTTTGAAATTGTATCTCGGGACAACATTTTTGAACTATTAATCTCCTTTCTTTGCTTCCCTTTTTCCGTTATAATTTCCTCAACACGATCATTAGTCattatcttttcttgatttttgtcaCATAACAACAATTCCTGGTTCTCAGTTCTCCCGAGTAATTGGGTACTTAATCCAAATTCACCGCTCATTTCACTCCACATTCTAAATCCCTTTCCAATTTCGTCATAGCATAACTCTCCTGCACCCATAACATTATAACACATTAGCTAATTTATTTAGAACAAATACTACTAGTGTATATAAATAGTTATTCAAAACATGACCATCACGGGGTAAGGTTATAAAAAGGTGAATAAAATGGATCTTCAAGAGTACGTTCCATCATCAAAGGGTTATTAGCGACGATCAAAAGCGTTATCGTGAATGGAGAAATCATACTGATGATCGATAGCGTAGTGTCCTGAATATTCACTGTTTTTAAAACGTAACATATTATGATTCACCACaaagaataaaggaaaaaaaaatttgtacctTGCATTCTTTCTTTAATTGGATTCATAAGGAAGGATCCTATAGGCATATATGCAGCATTGGTTCTATATGAACGAATGTTTACAAGTGGACGGCTGATCTTGAAGATGTCTAATGTTTGCTTTTGTGAAAGTGGACGGCTCCTTTTACAAAGTTGTCGGCCACCTGGATTTTACCTGAAGGGGTAAATGCTTTTTGAAAAGTTGGacggatattttttttttttataaagtttGTCGGCCACAAAAGTCAAATTagcctattaaaaaaaaaaaataaaaaaaaattggggtttatCCATGAAAAGTGGGTTTGTGGATTCCGTTGAGTTAAAGTATGATTTAATTAATGGGTTACGTTAGTACTTGGTAGTGATTTAAGGTACTATGGTCGCAGAAGAGGTTATAGGGTGATCGGATGGTGTCCTATGAACTTGGCTGCGGAGTATTCGGTGGTATGCTTCTGCATTGTGATTTGGAGGTGTAAGTAAGACTTAGAATTAGCAAGGTCAGTTATGAGTGGATCAGTTTGTTGGGATCGCTTAAGGTTGCTCCGCTAAAGCAAGGAGTCTTTCCTGGCAAGAGTATGTTGTGGCTTCGGGTtggtcttcatgtattcctaagaAGTCGTGGTacgaagaaaatttaagaatggtTAGTGGAACCAGAATACTTACCGTTCCGGAGTGGGCAAGGTTTGTGTCTTAATCTAAGGTTGGTATGGTTCTAAGAAAAATTGTGGGGCCTATTGATAACATTCATAGGTTTGGTTATATAGGATTAAAACATTTTGACAAAAGCAGTGCTTATATTCGGAAACCGAGGATGGggaaaaatttgaatttggaaattgaaaatttgGTCTTTTATCTAAGATAGAGGGAGTTCCGACTAGTAAGGAGAGAGAGCAGTGTTTACGACGTATTCCGTAGAGGTTTTCCGCATTGTCCTATTAAAGATTCTTTAGTAACCGTCGTCGTTCATTCtctcttgtcgctcgaggacgagcgattgtttaatcgtatccgatgtaacgacccatttggtcgtttagcacttttaggcctaatattcctaaaacacccttttcgtggtctaatcttgctgtctatagtctgcgataacgggtgattcggttatttaattgacaagaatgttagaccccgtattttatacgtcgagttattcgcgAAAGAATCGATGTGAGATAGAAACCTCggatttttaatttctaaactagaactaatcggttataaattttacttagtataaaaatgttattggagattaggaattacttaattgtggtgttaagtaaaaattggtgacaataatgagccaacaagagcatcaacatccaaggtaaaaaggatgactcaaagtcatctaaaataaggcTAATGGAAGGCATACAAATGGGCAATTAAATGttaattcatccactacacttacattatattgtggacaaccaaattgaaagaaatgagtgtggaattcagccaagtgaccgaaaataaggcatccatgtgaggcatgcatttgaatatttaagcatctactactttatgaaagtatacattattCTAGGaagacataacatggtggagggattatttcacattaaatattgctcattcatcttggcctaattacaatggacaaagggtggtgtatgaatcattcaccacacatacaattgtcttgtaaacaattgaaaagaaagaagaaaggagaaacaagaaggtgaggctcGGCCACACTTGGccgaaagttgtagaaaacaaataatggaattttaagtgtaaagttaatggagtgactcatgccataagtggagcatgtgaccaacttgtaggcatcaaagttgaaccaaataatgactaagacatcagccatcacaattcatttcaactacacaacacaaagaaagaaaacctaagtctagagagagaaagctctCGGCCACATTGGCTGATTTTGAgctctttgagtcttgatccaaaaattatttttcaaggtgtttcaaccctttagaagatCCCTAGAAATGTGAAGATAGTtattggagcaacaagaacaagtattggTTCATttcacaaactctagccaagttgagaagtcaagttgtcaaggtaagttCTAACTTTCTTtctcatgtattaagggtgatgtaggtGTGaagatataagttgtatgcattaaacgatgtgtg
Coding sequences within it:
- the LOC132034927 gene encoding protein RKD1-like, with translation MGAGELCYDEIGKGFRMWSEMSGEFGLSTQLLGRTENQELLLCDKNQEKIMTNDRVEEIITEKGKQRKEINSSKMLSRDTISKYFYMPITQAAKELNIGELKRGEGNGMEQKWKDVINLLEEEKKKMEEIPDMELEEKTKRLRQACFKANFKRRRFMGMAELQASFGTYCNSSPVADNNAAIGYGHREENDDDEVIKSLLRLFHFQ